A genomic window from Streptomyces mirabilis includes:
- a CDS encoding IS481 family transposase: protein MSKSTPTTPPLDREAKRRLAVIRHVEEVSGNVAMSCRYFGISRQAYYTWYRRYQAEGVEGLRTRSKAPKTCPNATHVEVVGKIIYLRQNDHFGPEKVAMYLKRYHDVPISKSGVWRILNRLDMGRLPASQRYKRHDRRWKRYEKQLPGHRVQIEVKFIEPLASMPQGRRGGRNKYYQFTAIDDCTRLRVLRIYPTLNQATAIQFLDYVIQRLPFQVEVLQTDNGAEFQSAFHWHVLDKGIAHTYIKPRIPRLNGKVERSHRIDAEEFYRLLDGVIIDDAEVFNDKLREWEDYYNYHRPHGGLGGQTPYERLKQKTTTQA from the coding sequence ATGTCGAAGTCCACCCCCACCACCCCGCCGCTTGACCGTGAGGCCAAGCGGCGCCTGGCCGTCATACGCCACGTCGAAGAGGTCAGCGGAAACGTCGCGATGTCCTGCCGCTATTTCGGCATCTCGCGGCAGGCGTACTACACCTGGTACCGCCGCTACCAGGCCGAAGGCGTCGAGGGCTTGCGCACTCGGTCCAAGGCGCCGAAGACCTGCCCGAACGCGACCCATGTCGAGGTGGTCGGGAAGATCATCTATCTCCGGCAGAACGACCACTTCGGGCCCGAGAAGGTCGCCATGTACCTCAAGCGGTACCACGACGTCCCCATCAGCAAGTCCGGCGTCTGGCGCATCCTCAACCGCCTCGACATGGGCCGCCTGCCGGCCTCGCAGCGCTACAAGAGGCACGACCGCAGATGGAAGCGGTACGAGAAGCAGCTGCCCGGCCACCGCGTCCAGATCGAGGTGAAGTTCATCGAACCGCTCGCCTCGATGCCCCAGGGGCGCCGCGGCGGCCGCAACAAGTACTACCAGTTCACCGCGATCGACGACTGCACCCGCCTGCGCGTCCTGCGGATCTACCCGACGCTCAACCAGGCCACCGCGATCCAGTTCCTCGACTATGTCATCCAGCGCCTGCCGTTCCAGGTCGAGGTCCTCCAGACCGACAACGGCGCCGAGTTCCAGTCCGCCTTCCACTGGCACGTCCTCGACAAGGGCATCGCCCACACCTACATCAAGCCCCGCATCCCGCGGCTGAACGGCAAAGTAGAACGCTCCCACCGCATCGACGCCGAGGAGTTCTACCGGCTCCTCGACGGCGTCATCATCGACGACGCCGAGGTCTTCAACGACAAGCTGCGCGAGTGGGAGGACTACTACAACTACCATCGCCCCCACGGCGGCCTCGGCGGCCAGACCCCCTACGAACGCCTCAAGCAGAAGACCACGACCCAGGCGTAA
- a CDS encoding MarR family winged helix-turn-helix transcriptional regulator, with protein sequence MIDDAPPPSAGSRATDRPGDASPFALGLLLRRAHWRVAGVMTEALRPLGIELRHFAVLLVLVDRGPTVQRDLGPATGSDKAGIMRVVDDLERMGLAVRKAVPGDRRVRAVEITPRGVELFDAAHVAAEPLAERLVADLGPGEREQLTGLLTRFAHPVEGQA encoded by the coding sequence GTGATTGACGACGCTCCTCCCCCTTCGGCCGGCTCGCGTGCGACCGACCGTCCCGGGGACGCTTCGCCCTTCGCTCTGGGCTTGCTGCTGCGGCGGGCGCACTGGCGGGTGGCCGGGGTGATGACGGAGGCACTGCGCCCGCTCGGTATCGAGCTGCGGCATTTCGCGGTGCTGCTTGTTCTGGTCGACCGGGGGCCCACGGTGCAGCGGGACCTGGGGCCGGCGACGGGGTCGGACAAGGCGGGGATCATGCGGGTCGTGGACGACCTGGAGCGCATGGGTCTGGCCGTGCGCAAGGCGGTTCCCGGGGACCGGCGGGTGCGGGCGGTGGAGATCACACCTCGGGGTGTCGAGCTTTTCGATGCGGCGCACGTGGCGGCGGAGCCGCTGGCCGAGCGCCTGGTTGCCGATCTGGGACCGGGTGAGCGCGAGCAGTTGACGGGGCTGCTGACCCGGTTCGCCCATCCCGTGGAGGGTCAGGCGTAA
- a CDS encoding RNA polymerase subunit sigma: protein MNHDDSVSVAELLDERRHLLEVTYWMLGNSREAESVVGETYRRWYGLSEVERGEISAPRYWLAKTAGGICLGLLAHPRRGATGQRDQREEHHTTTGGAEEVQASLAKEVSRVLLNALDSLSPAERAAFVLNDVFGMASGTVADIVGRPESECVGLADRARHSLRMQRSRSTPPDEHDLLARTVREACVNEDAELLESLLCPDATAFFDGGGKVRALSRPVHGSRQVAHSLLVLLARHPRTTLTTHSVNGRTGLIVRYDHQVAAVISLDIAEHHVAEVWVVLNPDKLRSWNQPPI from the coding sequence ATGAACCACGATGACTCGGTGTCGGTCGCGGAGTTGCTCGATGAGCGTCGGCACCTGCTGGAAGTCACCTACTGGATGTTGGGCAACTCCCGTGAGGCGGAGAGCGTCGTGGGTGAGACCTACCGTCGGTGGTACGGGCTGTCCGAGGTGGAGCGTGGGGAAATCTCAGCTCCCCGATACTGGCTCGCGAAGACCGCTGGCGGGATCTGTCTGGGCCTGCTTGCTCACCCCCGACGGGGTGCGACCGGTCAGAGGGACCAGAGAGAAGAGCACCACACGACGACGGGAGGCGCCGAGGAAGTTCAGGCGAGCCTGGCAAAGGAGGTCAGCCGGGTTCTGCTGAACGCGCTGGACTCCCTGTCGCCGGCCGAGCGGGCGGCGTTCGTGCTCAATGACGTCTTCGGGATGGCCTCGGGTACGGTAGCCGACATCGTGGGACGCCCAGAGTCCGAGTGCGTCGGGCTCGCCGACCGTGCCCGCCACAGTCTTCGGATGCAGCGCTCACGCTCCACCCCGCCGGACGAGCACGATCTCCTCGCCCGCACCGTCCGCGAGGCCTGCGTGAACGAGGATGCCGAACTGCTTGAGTCGTTGCTGTGTCCGGACGCCACGGCGTTCTTCGACGGCGGCGGCAAGGTCCGAGCACTGAGCAGGCCCGTGCACGGCAGCCGTCAGGTCGCTCACAGTCTGCTGGTACTCCTGGCCCGCCATCCTCGCACCACCCTGACCACCCACTCCGTCAACGGGCGTACCGGCCTCATCGTCCGCTACGACCACCAGGTCGCTGCCGTCATCAGCCTCGACATCGCCGAACACCATGTTGCAGAGGTCTGGGTCGTCCTCAATCCCGACAAGCTACGCTCCTGGAACCAGCCCCCCATTTAG
- a CDS encoding DUF5133 domain-containing protein, whose translation MTRTLRERTLTVLIVPDPKVVRRLLTRYASLQIAPAEGEGRESARELEDVSYTLCITMGTQNVHEAIAAADSLLVARVRRSSVQESDSEDGLPTVPCGCSVPVDGSCITP comes from the coding sequence GTGACTCGAACGTTGAGAGAGAGGACCCTGACTGTGCTCATTGTTCCGGATCCGAAGGTCGTCAGAAGGCTGCTGACCCGCTACGCGTCCCTGCAGATCGCGCCCGCCGAGGGCGAGGGGCGGGAAAGTGCGCGTGAGCTTGAGGACGTGAGTTACACGCTGTGCATCACGATGGGAACCCAAAACGTGCACGAGGCCATAGCCGCCGCGGACTCGCTGCTCGTGGCCCGGGTCAGGCGAAGCAGTGTCCAGGAGTCGGACAGCGAGGACGGTTTGCCGACGGTCCCATGTGGCTGCTCCGTGCCCGTTGACGGATCCTGCATCACTCCATAG
- a CDS encoding FMN-dependent NADH-azoreductase, translated as MATLLHIDSSVFPGEASSSRSVTATFRKVWEEQHPEGTVIYRDLAAAPVPHITADAWSAGYTAPAERSPEQSAAFAARVKLIEELEQADAVLIGAPMYNYSIPSTLKAWLDNVLLLGRTAGETPSAQGTPAIVVASRGGSYAPGTPREDYEFVQNYLEAVLKNTLGLDLDFIVPELTMAPRNPAMSELVPLYEASRKRALEDAAARAEELAELLAA; from the coding sequence ATGGCCACGTTGCTGCACATCGACTCGTCCGTGTTCCCCGGCGAGGCGTCCTCGTCCCGTTCTGTCACTGCTACTTTCCGCAAGGTCTGGGAGGAGCAGCACCCGGAGGGCACCGTCATCTACCGCGACCTCGCCGCCGCCCCTGTCCCGCACATCACCGCCGACGCCTGGTCCGCTGGTTACACCGCCCCCGCCGAGCGCAGCCCGGAGCAGTCCGCCGCGTTCGCCGCGCGCGTGAAGCTCATCGAGGAGCTGGAGCAGGCGGACGCCGTCCTGATCGGCGCCCCCATGTACAACTACTCGATCCCGTCGACCCTCAAGGCGTGGCTGGACAACGTGCTCCTGCTCGGCCGCACCGCGGGCGAGACCCCCTCCGCCCAGGGCACCCCGGCCATCGTCGTCGCCAGCCGCGGCGGCTCCTACGCACCGGGCACCCCGCGCGAGGACTACGAGTTCGTACAGAACTACCTGGAGGCCGTCCTCAAGAACACCCTCGGCCTGGACCTCGACTTCATCGTCCCCGAACTCACCATGGCCCCCCGCAATCCGGCCATGTCCGAACTGGTCCCCCTCTACGAGGCCTCCCGCAAGCGTGCCTTGGAGGACGCAGCCGCCAGGGCCGAGGAACTCGCGGAACTCCTCGCCGCGTAG
- a CDS encoding carboxymuconolactone decarboxylase family protein, producing the protein MDARLNYYGNPLAGKALKHFFSASKALSDSTLPATIQHLVEVRASQINGCGFCTDMHTKEATHAGETSVRLNLIAAWREATVFTEAERAALELAEQGTRVADAAGGVTDEAWADAAKHFDEDQLAALTTLIAIINAYNRINIITQQPAGSYKVGMFG; encoded by the coding sequence ATGGACGCACGCCTTAACTACTACGGCAATCCCCTCGCGGGCAAGGCGCTTAAGCATTTCTTCTCGGCCAGCAAGGCGCTGTCGGACTCGACGCTGCCGGCCACCATTCAGCATCTGGTGGAGGTCCGCGCCAGCCAGATCAACGGCTGCGGTTTCTGTACCGACATGCACACCAAGGAGGCCACCCACGCCGGGGAAACCTCGGTGCGGCTCAACCTGATCGCCGCTTGGCGGGAGGCGACGGTCTTCACCGAGGCCGAGCGCGCCGCGCTGGAGCTGGCCGAGCAGGGCACCCGCGTCGCGGACGCGGCCGGTGGTGTCACCGACGAGGCTTGGGCGGACGCCGCCAAGCACTTCGATGAGGACCAACTCGCCGCGCTGACGACCCTCATCGCCATCATCAACGCCTACAACCGCATCAACATCATCACCCAGCAGCCAGCCGGCAGCTACAAGGTCGGCATGTTCGGCTGA
- a CDS encoding cupin domain-containing protein gives MHEMHSEDGFGPKMLADIKPPFIPEGASGMTVLVEWAPGDPGTPPHRHSGPCFGYVLEGAVRWELEGEPEHVIKAGETFWEPGGEVIHYQNGNASSDVPAKYIVFMMCAPDQPMLTLVDDEELEKRAHLRAPRPTG, from the coding sequence ATGCACGAAATGCACTCAGAGGACGGCTTCGGACCCAAGATGTTGGCGGACATCAAACCGCCTTTCATTCCCGAGGGTGCTTCGGGGATGACTGTCCTCGTCGAGTGGGCTCCCGGTGACCCCGGGACTCCTCCGCACCGCCACTCGGGGCCGTGTTTCGGCTACGTCCTCGAAGGAGCGGTCCGCTGGGAGCTTGAGGGCGAGCCGGAGCACGTGATCAAGGCCGGTGAGACGTTCTGGGAGCCGGGCGGTGAGGTGATCCACTACCAGAACGGCAACGCCTCGTCGGACGTGCCAGCCAAATACATCGTGTTCATGATGTGTGCGCCGGACCAGCCGATGCTCACGCTGGTCGACGACGAGGAGCTGGAGAAGCGGGCCCACCTGCGCGCCCCGCGGCCCACCGGCTGA
- the aceE gene encoding pyruvate dehydrogenase (acetyl-transferring), homodimeric type, giving the protein MSDPSRPTEFSATSELDQLPDWDTEETAEWQASLDAVVRNAGPDRAVYLLRRVHEYAARSGLALPRLLSSDYINTIPASAQPVFPGDVAMESRITAVNRWNAAAMVTRGSRLGLGGHIATYASAAWLYEVGFNHFFQGKDGEGSGDQLYVQGHASPGIYARVFLEGRLDERQLDNFRREAGGHGLPSYPHPRRLPWLWEFPTVSMGLGPLAAIYQARFNRYLHARGIKDTSGSRVWAFLGDGEMDEPEAMAALALAARERLDNLTFVINCNLQRLDGPVRSNSKIVQELEGRFRGAGWNVVKSLWGEAWDHVLRQDTTGALVHRLGEAPDAQMQTYAARDAAYIRTHFFTGDALSGIAARLSDAQLTDLFENSRGGHEPLKVHAAYRAAVEHHGAPTVILAQTVKGHTLGAGFESRNANHQMKKLTMAQFRDMRDVLELPIPDSALSGDLVPYWHPGENSEEVQYLRDRRTALGGPAPVRKVVVKPMQLSPAAPFETLTKGFGKQEVATTMALVRLVKDLMRVEETGRRWVPIIPDEARTFGMESMFPTAGIYSPHGQTYEPVDADQLLYYREAKNGQLIDEGITEAGSMAEFTAAATSYATHGEPMIPFYMFYAMFGFQRTGDQFWALADQMGRGFVIGATAGRTTMTGEGLQHADGHSHLLASANPATVSYDPAFAYEIAVVVREGLRRMYGDQPEDVFYYLTVYNEPKQQPAMPTGPEVEEGILRGIYRFRQAEPLGAGPRIQLLASGTAIHWVLEAQELLASQWGVQADVWSVTSWTELRRDALGADRARLRGEERVPYVTAALSGTPGPVLAVSDWMRQVPDQISQWVEQDYTSLGTDGFGLSDTRDAVRRYFHVDAESIVVAALDQLARADAIAPETLVQARDRYGRPGRPAIA; this is encoded by the coding sequence ATGAGTGATCCGTCCCGGCCCACTGAGTTCTCTGCGACGAGCGAGCTCGACCAGCTACCCGACTGGGACACCGAGGAGACCGCCGAATGGCAGGCATCACTCGACGCTGTCGTGCGGAACGCAGGGCCGGATCGGGCGGTCTACCTGCTGCGACGCGTGCACGAGTACGCGGCCAGGTCCGGACTCGCTCTGCCAAGGCTCTTGTCCTCGGACTACATCAACACGATCCCGGCGTCCGCGCAGCCCGTCTTTCCCGGTGACGTCGCCATGGAGTCCAGGATCACCGCCGTGAACCGCTGGAATGCGGCAGCGATGGTGACACGCGGCTCCCGCCTGGGGCTCGGCGGCCACATAGCCACCTACGCTTCGGCGGCATGGCTGTACGAGGTCGGGTTCAATCACTTCTTCCAGGGCAAGGACGGGGAGGGCTCGGGCGATCAGCTGTACGTGCAGGGGCATGCCTCGCCCGGCATCTACGCCCGCGTGTTCCTGGAAGGGCGCCTCGACGAGAGGCAGTTGGACAACTTCCGGCGCGAGGCCGGCGGCCACGGACTGCCGTCCTACCCCCACCCCCGCCGCCTGCCGTGGCTGTGGGAGTTTCCGACCGTCTCCATGGGACTTGGTCCGCTCGCCGCCATCTACCAGGCTCGGTTCAACCGCTACCTGCACGCGCGCGGCATCAAGGACACATCCGGGTCCCGCGTATGGGCATTCCTTGGGGACGGGGAAATGGACGAGCCCGAAGCGATGGCCGCACTGGCGCTCGCCGCCCGCGAGCGGCTCGACAACCTCACCTTCGTCATCAACTGCAACCTCCAGCGCCTGGACGGCCCAGTGCGGTCGAATTCCAAGATCGTTCAGGAACTTGAGGGCCGGTTCCGCGGAGCGGGCTGGAACGTCGTGAAGTCCCTCTGGGGCGAGGCTTGGGACCACGTACTGCGACAGGACACCACAGGGGCCCTCGTTCACCGCCTCGGCGAGGCCCCCGACGCCCAGATGCAGACGTACGCCGCGCGGGACGCCGCCTACATACGCACGCATTTCTTCACCGGCGACGCGCTCTCCGGCATCGCCGCCCGGCTCAGCGATGCCCAGCTCACCGATCTGTTCGAGAACTCGCGCGGCGGGCACGAACCGCTCAAGGTCCATGCCGCCTATCGCGCCGCAGTCGAGCACCACGGAGCACCGACCGTCATCCTCGCCCAGACGGTGAAGGGGCACACGCTGGGCGCGGGCTTCGAGTCCCGCAACGCCAATCATCAGATGAAGAAGCTGACCATGGCGCAGTTCCGTGACATGCGGGACGTGCTTGAGCTTCCCATTCCCGACAGCGCGCTGAGCGGCGACCTGGTGCCGTACTGGCACCCCGGTGAGAATTCGGAAGAGGTGCAGTACCTGCGCGATCGGCGTACGGCTCTGGGAGGTCCCGCCCCGGTACGCAAGGTGGTCGTCAAGCCGATGCAGCTGTCCCCGGCCGCGCCTTTCGAGACCCTGACGAAGGGCTTCGGCAAACAGGAGGTGGCCACCACCATGGCTCTTGTCCGGCTGGTCAAGGACCTGATGCGCGTTGAGGAGACGGGGCGGCGCTGGGTGCCGATCATCCCCGACGAGGCCCGCACGTTCGGCATGGAATCCATGTTCCCGACAGCCGGCATCTACTCACCGCACGGCCAGACCTACGAACCGGTCGACGCGGATCAGCTGCTCTACTACCGCGAAGCCAAGAACGGCCAGCTCATCGACGAGGGCATCACCGAGGCTGGTTCCATGGCCGAGTTCACCGCTGCGGCGACCTCGTACGCCACGCACGGCGAGCCCATGATCCCCTTCTACATGTTCTACGCCATGTTCGGTTTCCAGCGAACCGGTGACCAGTTCTGGGCCCTGGCAGACCAGATGGGGCGCGGGTTCGTCATCGGGGCGACGGCCGGTCGTACGACCATGACCGGCGAGGGACTACAGCACGCCGACGGACACTCCCACCTGCTGGCATCCGCGAATCCGGCCACTGTGAGCTACGACCCTGCCTTCGCGTACGAGATCGCGGTGGTCGTCAGGGAAGGGCTGCGACGGATGTACGGCGACCAGCCCGAAGACGTCTTCTACTACCTGACGGTCTACAACGAGCCCAAGCAGCAGCCGGCCATGCCAACCGGGCCGGAGGTCGAGGAGGGGATCCTACGGGGCATATACCGGTTCCGGCAGGCGGAGCCACTTGGCGCGGGACCACGGATCCAGTTGCTGGCTTCCGGCACGGCCATCCACTGGGTGCTCGAGGCCCAGGAACTGCTCGCGTCCCAGTGGGGCGTCCAGGCTGACGTGTGGTCGGTGACCTCCTGGACGGAGCTGCGCCGCGATGCCTTGGGTGCTGACAGGGCCCGGCTTCGGGGTGAGGAGCGCGTTCCGTACGTGACGGCTGCGCTGTCGGGCACTCCAGGGCCCGTTCTGGCGGTCAGTGACTGGATGCGGCAGGTGCCCGACCAGATCAGCCAGTGGGTAGAGCAGGACTACACGTCGCTGGGAACGGACGGCTTCGGGCTGTCGGACACCCGTGATGCCGTACGCCGCTATTTTCACGTCGACGCCGAGTCGATCGTCGTTGCCGCCCTGGACCAGTTGGCGCGGGCGGACGCTATCGCCCCGGAGACGCTTGTCCAGGCTCGCGATCGCTACGGCCGCCCGGGACGCCCTGCGATTGCATGA
- a CDS encoding Ohr family peroxiredoxin, translating into MTEWPQSPNLSTDKDFEGETFAPIYTTTVTVSGGMASHGRASGRARSGDGVLDLNLRMPAELGGDGQGTNPEQLFAAGIAACFHGALSLVTRQAALDPAAISVEASVAFGRDPEDGGYLLHVDLEVKWPDIDLAVAAPLVEKADSLCPYTKMALRGTPSSIRLVS; encoded by the coding sequence ATGACCGAGTGGCCCCAGTCGCCCAATCTGTCCACCGACAAAGACTTCGAAGGAGAGACCTTCGCCCCGATCTACACCACGACCGTGACGGTGAGCGGGGGGATGGCGAGTCACGGGCGGGCCTCGGGAAGGGCACGCTCGGGCGACGGAGTCCTGGATCTCAACCTGCGCATGCCCGCAGAACTGGGAGGAGACGGCCAGGGGACGAATCCCGAGCAGTTGTTCGCCGCCGGAATTGCAGCCTGTTTCCACGGGGCGCTGAGTCTGGTCACACGGCAGGCCGCGCTCGACCCCGCAGCGATCTCCGTGGAGGCGAGCGTGGCTTTTGGACGGGACCCGGAAGACGGCGGCTACTTGTTGCACGTCGACCTTGAGGTCAAGTGGCCGGACATCGACCTCGCCGTCGCCGCCCCACTCGTGGAGAAGGCCGATTCGCTGTGCCCTTACACGAAGATGGCCCTGCGGGGAACACCTTCAAGTATCAGGCTGGTCTCATAG
- a CDS encoding SpoIIE family protein phosphatase — translation MAHSHAWPGPLPPGSARLHVDTAIAVSDPSGRIFLWSSAAQALWGYAPEEVIGTSLTRLFTTDGAALLHRDGRAVEARVCLSPLVAPELPGGFLLTAEPQVAAEARSGAQEPGDETLMRWVFEQYPAHLGVFDCEARSLKQNHTMARATGLREDELHDRRVSELIPDASLIENDRWIRRVAATGEPAQREAFLKVPGEPKAHAWTVDYFPLKDPVGRVRAVAMSAYDYSRQYESRERLALLGEARTRIGASLELEGTADELAELLVPRFADVVSVDLFEAVFGGDLPASVPSGPVLLRRAAQRPACFAEGARPALGETQWHPATSPVSRCVVTGRAELHDVTDPQGTRWFADAPATAAELRACGAHSLITVPIRARDTTLGAASFLRHGASHESFSADDLTLAEDVVARAAICLDNARRFTRERGIALFLQSTLLPRGPIVHPGAETATRYLPAARATEAGGDWFDVIPLPGTRVGLVVGDVVGHGIGASVTMGRLRTAVRTLADIDLQPDELLTHLDDMVTHPAEEMGDESDGDVVDYNAIPGDIGASCLYAVYDPVSGTCTLARAGHPPPILVCPDGTTQVVDVPAGPPLGLGSLPFEATELTIPEGSLLALFTDGLVATRGHDIDERIDELRDALARSVPSLEELCDTVLESLHTETRTDDIALLVARTRLLRKEQVAEWDVPADAAAVAETRKMVDERLTAWRLEEAAFTTELVVSELVTNAIRYGTEPIRLRLIKERSLICEVSDSSSTAPHLRRARVSDEGGRGLFLVAELTQRWGTRYTSAGKTIWAEQALGRSPRTAPSF, via the coding sequence ATGGCACACTCCCACGCGTGGCCGGGCCCGCTGCCTCCAGGATCGGCACGGCTCCACGTCGACACAGCCATCGCCGTCTCGGACCCTTCTGGGCGGATATTCCTCTGGAGCAGCGCTGCACAGGCACTGTGGGGTTACGCACCCGAAGAAGTCATCGGCACCTCTCTCACCCGTCTCTTCACCACCGACGGGGCAGCGCTGTTGCACCGTGACGGCCGCGCCGTCGAGGCGAGGGTGTGTTTGTCGCCATTGGTGGCCCCTGAACTGCCGGGCGGGTTTCTACTGACCGCGGAGCCCCAGGTGGCTGCGGAGGCTCGATCGGGTGCGCAGGAGCCCGGAGACGAGACATTGATGCGGTGGGTGTTCGAGCAGTATCCAGCTCACCTCGGAGTATTCGACTGCGAAGCCCGGAGCCTGAAGCAGAACCACACGATGGCCCGGGCTACCGGTCTGCGCGAGGACGAACTCCACGATCGGCGCGTCAGCGAGCTGATCCCGGATGCCTCACTGATCGAGAACGACCGATGGATCCGGCGGGTGGCCGCGACGGGCGAGCCGGCACAGAGAGAGGCCTTCCTCAAGGTCCCCGGCGAACCGAAGGCGCACGCCTGGACCGTGGACTACTTCCCGCTCAAGGACCCGGTCGGCCGGGTGCGCGCAGTGGCGATGTCCGCGTACGACTACTCCCGGCAGTACGAGTCACGAGAGCGGCTGGCCCTACTCGGCGAGGCCCGCACACGCATCGGCGCCAGCCTGGAACTGGAGGGAACAGCTGACGAGCTCGCCGAGCTCCTCGTGCCCCGTTTCGCGGATGTCGTCAGCGTCGACCTGTTCGAGGCCGTCTTCGGCGGCGATCTGCCCGCGTCTGTTCCCTCCGGGCCCGTTCTGCTGCGCAGAGCCGCGCAACGGCCTGCATGCTTCGCGGAAGGGGCGCGTCCCGCCCTGGGCGAGACGCAGTGGCACCCGGCTACCTCACCGGTCAGCAGGTGCGTGGTGACCGGAAGGGCAGAACTGCACGACGTCACCGATCCACAGGGGACCCGTTGGTTCGCCGACGCCCCCGCGACAGCGGCAGAGCTGCGCGCCTGTGGAGCGCACTCGCTGATCACGGTGCCGATCCGAGCCCGCGACACAACTCTCGGAGCTGCCTCTTTCCTCCGCCATGGCGCCTCGCATGAGTCTTTCTCCGCGGACGATCTGACCCTCGCCGAGGACGTGGTCGCCCGTGCTGCGATCTGCCTGGACAATGCCCGCCGGTTCACCCGCGAACGCGGCATCGCGCTGTTCCTGCAGAGCACCCTGCTGCCTCGTGGCCCGATCGTGCATCCGGGCGCGGAGACCGCGACCCGCTACCTGCCCGCCGCCCGCGCCACCGAGGCAGGTGGGGACTGGTTCGACGTGATCCCCCTGCCCGGTACGCGCGTCGGCCTGGTCGTCGGGGACGTCGTCGGCCACGGCATCGGCGCCTCGGTCACCATGGGCCGGCTCCGGACGGCGGTACGTACTCTCGCGGACATCGATCTGCAGCCCGACGAACTCCTCACCCACCTCGACGACATGGTGACCCACCCGGCGGAAGAAATGGGCGACGAGTCCGATGGCGATGTCGTCGACTACAACGCGATCCCCGGCGACATCGGCGCCAGCTGTCTGTACGCCGTCTACGACCCCGTGTCCGGTACCTGCACGCTGGCCCGAGCAGGTCATCCGCCCCCGATTCTGGTGTGTCCGGACGGCACCACGCAGGTCGTCGACGTGCCCGCCGGGCCTCCGCTCGGGCTGGGCAGCCTGCCGTTCGAGGCGACGGAGCTGACCATTCCCGAGGGCAGCCTGCTGGCCCTGTTCACAGACGGACTCGTCGCAACCCGCGGCCACGACATCGATGAGCGAATCGACGAGTTGCGCGACGCCCTGGCCCGGTCCGTGCCCTCTCTGGAAGAGCTGTGCGACACAGTCCTGGAGTCCTTGCATACCGAGACGCGGACCGACGACATCGCCCTGCTGGTCGCCCGCACCCGCCTCCTCCGCAAGGAACAGGTCGCCGAGTGGGACGTGCCCGCAGACGCGGCCGCGGTGGCGGAGACACGCAAGATGGTGGACGAGCGGCTCACCGCGTGGAGGCTGGAGGAAGCCGCGTTCACCACGGAACTGGTGGTCAGCGAACTGGTCACCAACGCGATCCGATACGGCACCGAACCGATCCGCCTGCGGCTGATCAAGGAGCGGTCTCTCATCTGCGAGGTCTCCGACAGCAGCAGCACCGCACCTCACCTGCGCCGGGCCCGGGTCAGCGACGAGGGCGGCCGGGGACTGTTCCTCGTTGCCGAGCTCACTCAGCGCTGGGGCACCCGCTACACCTCAGCGGGCAAGACCATCTGGGCCGAACAAGCCCTGGGCCGATCGCCGCGGACAGCTCCCTCTTTCTGA
- a CDS encoding nitroreductase, whose protein sequence is MNVYEAVASRRAVREFTDQQVPREVLERVLSAAAWAPSASNLQPWHAYVLTGRPLAELKKRAGERIATGDPWDEPEYEQYPPVLKSPYQERRSAFGAQRYGALGISRADLEARQRAAAANWDCFGAPAALFCYIDRCMGRPQWSDVGIYLQSVMLLLRAEGLHSCTQMAWAKYHKTVAEVLSPPDELLLFCGMSIGHEAVTAGEPRIGRAPLEETVTFVDGC, encoded by the coding sequence ATGAATGTCTATGAAGCGGTCGCGAGTCGGCGTGCTGTGCGGGAGTTCACCGACCAGCAGGTCCCGCGGGAGGTGCTGGAGCGCGTGCTGTCCGCCGCGGCCTGGGCGCCGTCCGCATCGAACCTCCAACCGTGGCACGCCTACGTGCTGACCGGCCGACCACTGGCTGAGCTCAAAAAGCGCGCCGGTGAGCGCATAGCCACAGGAGACCCCTGGGACGAGCCGGAGTACGAGCAGTACCCCCCGGTACTCAAGAGTCCCTATCAGGAGCGCCGATCCGCCTTCGGCGCGCAGCGCTACGGCGCACTCGGCATATCGCGCGCGGACCTGGAGGCGCGACAGAGGGCCGCTGCCGCGAACTGGGACTGCTTCGGGGCACCCGCCGCCCTGTTCTGCTACATCGACCGTTGCATGGGCCGACCCCAGTGGTCCGACGTGGGCATATACCTGCAGTCCGTCATGCTGCTGCTCCGCGCCGAAGGGCTGCACAGTTGCACACAGATGGCCTGGGCCAAATATCACAAGACCGTCGCGGAGGTCCTGTCACCCCCGGATGAGCTCCTCCTCTTCTGCGGCATGTCGATCGGGCACGAGGCCGTCACGGCAGGTGAACCCCGCATCGGCCGGGCGCCGCTTGAGGAGACAGTGACGTTCGTCGACGGTTGCTGA